A region of Aquila chrysaetos chrysaetos chromosome 13, bAquChr1.4, whole genome shotgun sequence DNA encodes the following proteins:
- the LOC115350351 gene encoding uncharacterized protein LOC115350351 isoform X1, whose amino-acid sequence MSGSTARKVQPFTISTKLSLPKCAADFSGGACPGIALASALDNHRGLRRSLNERISLYLAQARAGPAAPEGQRRSPSPGEDEATDEEQLNSNSLARSIKKITLSNWHGEARAGDAGGPGDPARTAGERNHNNNNSRTGKAQFKVFLRKGVDAEDEQQESGSPQAGGFCSPVDRGSPFYALAGAPALSPQKETPKGKELTTAPGCGGRSSAGAAPLLDPSPLVAQFNQEMLQAEGWVQGKLRDLKDGCDLQDWAEMAQTLQWDMKDFENTLIKLNQMGEQLMWRARPSAEAVRKQLLALRDQWQLLKETAASQSKALGGLRGLQDFNRKAERLEAWIRHKEEKPSLAALLQESLDKVQLTRRILDLKQEEQQFQSLHKELNSLAQKLEKQGKSESRSISARRKHLNKMWLRLQETLKEHHEALHLALEVAAFLQQADTLLRAIHAKQRSVCGAGKPGEGEPYRDRDVRDIASQVMMLDVTVSQLLSLQPTLAAQVTPKHRDVKESWAQLQQVLRMEKAPALAGSSPVGEAVARSAERRGDDSSCGAGGKEAKDKWTRGPGSMVPKDMPRKMAEHGMEEESRPGSPAAGQPPHGGDSKRRETEAESGTQQPEAQLQDVCQAVNATVCPHKDSMCPRVPLCPVGDVESPEAAQMQREPLDSSSSTRAVLLEEPAPGGPLGSPQVEAMLRELGELWEDLQRKHQENGAVLREIDKALRLVGELDRAERWLQAVAGSLSEPATMRSPAELRWDLEEMGQLERQLLLCGLKLQALREEAVGEPPAEHDGARKMQRKVEMVEEKLAHVQAALRRRAADLRDSLVLSEFLQDLQEEEARSQQGPAAPGSGCCGSQGSFPLLSAQADQLLSSDNMSRPLGELQEAVEMLNDSAKERERVMEVAAETESLEHLVAEVSPCLETLRCRAEALARDTAQAESGFTTVKSEKDLQGLQGLLSQQQEMECVVSETLQGKLEELERAAAHLQELCPARLCPISREVQGTLWAWAGLQELLQETRARMQQASRLRHFFKDYLAMISWTEDTRAQIFSESPSGHSLLETPCEELERRIEGKLKEFEALAASGQQLVSEEHYLSATIKERLEELQSMLGWVLVRWRAQRHQRDPGSKQEDRRDPEGPSGMSPTSQEQHALCAQPQLESIHSPVEFTPCSLLKPMPRSEPRQPAGVAISPPAWPLSDAPSGVEQSWGEPSSSTPHGVGRPEESVIWDPAETSTLLLPPWGPSGLGGTVNLILSIGKKGEKKKEQPVGGNERPGEEVLRTLPATKSPGCKTFWKRCQGLLGNTWGSLKRKRKPPHQLVEEAQVEVGKTSSAKQLPAVAHRPPAPSSRTPATSHTLPKAGAGSLFDSLQRRERARAEQARLLTLQGIMGASSLQPAPEERHGPSNTWPQKCSRTKGGPAAAAAGAPLGELLLYVRNPLVRDIDAECGAASRDPRLPGPKTMAPHLSLGSVLSLELPQDTVVLGCHRGAAVRQEEAEGQKRRQGWGVRPWEPTGTHGAGWQEEVVVDGRSPQGPGEWLGTSPKSERGTWFEEVSFNPSYSRQRAHRAGEERWSPRRPSSAGEDLLDFRPSRPSHVGVLHERVSWEGDELAAQLGRDGSPGTTDRARHRRAARVELGPSPASIPGRAGAIPGTARTQRPAGSGQPGGSPVSPAAPTQLSVFEWALGSPQPHSPVSGTGEVCHPAHRQFEEEEEELQAIWDGAGEQQTPSLPAGSHAHRQPGSGAGSLPSRDATAGGPLILSSANNVLVAKFTLPTAARLLHSPLGEKSPSVGYSGGGSPSGHGVSPRVEELVSAASLDSSGASDRWRHGEEEREDSKAPPGKTEFQMMEGTLERKHVLQTGGRKASCRAWGLFHAVLMRQTLCFYQDRRDSLKSSVVALPLNLSGAVCTPDAEYTKKTNCFRLQLRDGSEYLLRAPSQSLMNEWVSKLQQNSGFPEVDYFQVAAHRVEGTSGAGGFSKVPSPGSSYLQGHHQVTTTKSQEIVVLPRSNTQLQQPLGSQDGPADGSVAVAEDVRGARHREQQWSPRGSPGLWDNSCPDDDYGLVANKRRSYSFTSATYQKITPVAMPKELVEAGSSYSVTLYIGEQAPAVPRARCHSFVAQPGSPRDMLGEKTPSPPRPKNKSVFKKFFGKKE is encoded by the exons ATGTCGGGCAGCACGGCGAGGAAGGTGCAGCCCTTCACCATCAGCACCAAGCTCTCGCTGCCCAAGTGTGCCGCCGACTTCTCCGGGGGCGCCTGCCCCGGCATCGCCCTCGCCTCCGCTCTGGACAACCACCGCGGCCTCCGCCGCAGCCTCAACGAGCGCATCTCCCTCTACTTGGCCCAAgcccgggccggccccgccgcccccgagGGCCAGcgccgcagccccagccccggcgaGGATGAGGCGACCGACGAGGAGCAGCTGAACAGCAACTCCCTTGCCCGCTCCATTAAGAAGATCACGCTGTCCAACTGGCACGGGGAGGCTCGCGCGGGGGACGCAGGGGGACCCGGGGACCCTGCCCGGACCGCCGGCGAGAGgaaccacaacaacaacaacagcaggACAGGGAAAGCTCAGTTCAAG GTCTTCCTCAGGAAGGGCGTGGATGCGGAGGATGAGCAGCAGGAGTCTGGGAGCCCCCAGGCCGGTGGTTTCTGCTCTCCAGTGGACAGAGGTTCCCCCTTCTATGCG CTGGCAGGAGCTCCAGCATTGTCACCCCAGAAAGAGACCCCAAAGGGCAAGGAACTCACCACGGCACCAGGATGTGGTGGGCGAAGCAGCGCAGGAGCAGCCCCCCTCCTCGACCCGAGCCCTCTGGTAGCCCAGTTCAaccaggagatgctgcag GCGGAGGGCTGGGTGCAAGGCAAGCTGCGGGACCTGAAGGACGGCTGCGACCTCCAGGACTGGGCAGAGATGGCTCAGACCCTGCAGTGGGACATGAAGGATTTCGAGAACACACTGATAAAGCTCAACCAG ATGGGCGAGCAGCTGATGTGGCGGGCGAGGCCCAGCGCTGAGGCGGTGCGGAAGCAGCTGCTGGCCCTGCGGGACCAGTGGCAGCTCCTGAAGGAGACGGCTGCCAGTCAGAGCAAAGccctgggggggctgcggggcctgCAAGACTTCAACAGGAAAGCTGAGCGGCTGGAGGCGTGGATCAGGCACAAG GAGGAGAAGCCCTCCTTGGCAGCCCTCCTGCAGGAAAGCCTGGACAAGGTCCAGCTCACCCGCCGCATCCTTGACTTGAAGCAG gaggagcagcagtTCCAGAGTCTGCACAAGGAGCTGAACAGCCTGGCCCAGAAGCTGGAGAAACAAGGCAAAAGCGAGAGCAGGAGCATCTCAGCCCGGCGCAAGCACCTCAACAAAAT GTGGCTGCGGCTGCAGGAGACCCTGAAGGAGCACCACGAGGCTCTGCATCTGGCCCTGGAGGTGGCTGCCTTCCTCCAGCAAGCAGATACCCTGCTCAGGGCCATCCACGCCAAG CAGAGGAGCGTCTGCGGTGCAGGGAAGCCAGGGGAGGGTGAGCCATACCGGGATCGGGATGTCAGGGACATAGCCAGCCAGGTGATG ATGCTGGATGTGACTGTGTCCCAGCTCCTCAGCCTGCAGCCCACCCTGGCAGCCCAAGTCACCCCTAAGCACCGAGATGTCAAGGAAAGCTGGGCACAGCTCCAGCAGGTGCTGAG GATGGAGAAGGCTCCAGCCCTGGCGGGCAGTTCCCCAGTGGGCGAAGCTGTGGCTCGGAGTGCAGAACGCCGAGGAGATGATagcagctgtggggctggagggaaggaagcaaaagatAAATGGACGAGAGGCCCTGGGAGCATG GTGCCGAAGGACATGCCGAGGAAGATGGCGGAGcatgggatggaggaggagagcagaccTGGCTCCCCAGCGGCAGGGCAGCCCCCTCACGGCGGGGACAGCAAAAG gagagagacagaggctGAGTCGGGGACGCAGCAGCCAGAGGCCCAGCTGCAGGACGTCTGTCAGGCAGTGAACGCG ACCGTGTGCCCGCACAAGGACAGCATGTGTCCCAGAGTCCCCCTGTGTCCGGTGGGGGACGTGGAGAGCCCAGAGGCAGCACAGATGCAGCGGGAGCCCCTGGactccagctccagcaccagGGCTGTGCTCCTG gAGGAGCCAGCACCAGGGGGACCCCTGGGGAGCCCGCAGGTGGAGGCCATGCTGCgggagctgggggagctgtGGGAGGACCTGCAGAGGAAGCACCAGGAGAATGGTGCCGTGCTGCGGGAAATCGATAAG GCACTGAGGCTGGTGGGGGAGCTGGACCGGGCTGAGCGGTGGCTGCAAGCCGTGGCCGGGTCACTCTCGGAGCCAGCCACCATGAGAAGCCCGGCAGAGCTGCGCTGGGACCTCGAGGAGATGGGCCAGCTGGagaggcagctcctgctgtgtgGCCTCAAGCTCCAGGCGCTGCGGGAGGAAGCAGTGGGCGAGCCACCCGCTGAGCATGATGGGGCAAGGAAGATGCAGAGGAAGGTGGAGATGGTGGAGGAGAA GTTGGCACATGTGCAGGCAGCCCTGCGGCGCCGGGCAGCAGACCTGCGTGACTCCCTAGTCCTGTCTGAGTTCCTGCAGGACCTGCAAGAGGAGGAGGCACGAAGCCAGCAGGGACCTGCAGCG CCAGGGAGTGGGTGTTGTGGCTCGCAGGGgtcttttcccctgctctcaGCCCAGGCTGACCAGCTGCTGAGCAGTGACAACATGAGCCGCCCCTtgggagagctgcaggaggctgtGGAGATGCTGAACGACTCAGCGAAGGAGCGAGAGCGGGTCATGGAGGTGGCGGCGGAGACAGAGAGCCTGGAACACCTG GTGGCGGAGGTGTCACCGTGCCTGGAGACCCTTCGATGCAGAGCCGAGGCGCTGGCTCGAGACACTGCCCAAGCAGAGAGCGGCTTCACCACAGTCAAGAGTGAGAAGGatctccaggggctgcagggcttgctgagccagcagcaggagatggag TGTGTGGTATCAGAGACCCTGCAGGggaagctggaggagctggagagggcAGCTGCTCACTTGCAAGAGCTCTGCCCTGCTCGGCTGTGCCCCATCAGCCGGGAGGTGCAGGGGACGCTGTGGGCCTGGGCAGgactgcaggagctgctgcaggagaccCGGGCCCGCATGCAGCAGGCTAGCCGGCTGCGGCACTTCTTCAAGGATTACTTAGCCATGAT CTCCTGGACGGAGGACACGCGGGCTCAGATCTTCTCTGAAAGCCCAAGTGGCCACAGCCTTCTGGAGACTCCATGTgaggagctggagaggaggaTCGAAGGGAAGCTCAAGGAGTTTGAGGCACTGGCAGCATCAGGGCAGCAGCTGGTGTCCGAGGAGCACTACCTAAGCGCAACA ATAAAGGAGCGCttggaggagctgcagagcatgctgggctgggtgctggTGCGCTGGCGAGCACAGAGGCATCAGCGGGACCCGGGGAGCAAGCAGGAGGACAGAAGGGACCCGGAAGGCCCCTCAGGCATGTCCCCTACCAGCCAA GAACAGCATGCCCTGTGTGCTCAGCCTCAGCTGGAGAGCATCCACAGCCCAGTGGAGTTCACACCCTGCTCCCTCCTGAAGCCCATGCCAAGATCGGAGCCACGGCAGCCAGCAGGAGTGGCCATCTCCCCACCAGCATGGCCCCTCTCAGATGCCCCTTCGGGagtggagcagagctggggggagcCCAGCAGCTCAACACCCCACGGTGTGGGACGTCCCGAGGAGTCTGTCATCTGGGATCCTGCTGAGACCTCcacgctgctgctgccaccatgGGGCCccagcgggctgggggggacggtCAACCTCATCCTCAGCATCGGCAAGAAGGGCGAGAAGAAGAAGGAGCAGCCAGTGGGCGGCAACGAGCGgccaggggaggaggtgctgcgGACG CTCCCTGCCACTAAATCCCCAGGCTGTAAAACCTTTTGGAAGCGTTGCCAGGGGCTTTTAGGAAACACTTGGGGTAGTTTAAAGCGAAAGAGAAAGCCGCCTCACCAGCTGGTGGAAGAG GCGCAGGTGGAGGTTGGGAAAACCTCCAGTGCgaagcagctgcctgctgttgCCCACCGCCCTCCGGCACCCAGCAGCAGGACGCCGGCCACCTCCCACACCCTGCCCAAGGCAGGGGCGGGCTCCCTCTTCGACAGCCTGCAGCGGCGGGAGCGGGCAAGGGCCGAGCAGGCCCGGCTGCTGACGCTGCAGGGCATCATGGgtgccagctccctgcagcccgCGCCAGAGGAGCGCCATGGCCCCAGCAACACATGGCCTCAGAAGTGCAGCCGGACGAAGGGGGGGCCGGCAGCGGCCGCTGCTGGAGCCCCGCtcggggagctgctgctctaCGTCAGGAACCCGCTGGTGCGGGACATCGACGCTGAGTGCGGGGCGGCCTCCCGGGACCCCCGCCTCCCTGGCCCAAAAACCATGGCCCCCCACCTTTCCCTGGGTTCCGTGCTCAGCCTAGAGCTGCCCCAAGACACGGTGGTCCTGGGGTGCCACCGAGGGGCCGCAGTGCGGCAGGAGGAGGCGGAGGGGCAGAAGcggaggcagggctggggcgtGAGGCCATGGGAGCCCACAGGCACACATGGGGCTGGATGGCAGGAGGAGGTAGTTGTGGATGGGCGCAGTCCCCAGGGGCCTGGTGAGTGGCTGGGGACATCCCCTAAGAGCGAGCGAGGAACGTGGTTCGAGGAGGTGAGCTTCAACCCCAGCTACAGCAGGCAAAGGGCACACCGTGCTGGGGAGGAGCGCTGGAGCCCACGGCGCCCCAGCAGTGCCGGTGAAGACCTCCTGGACTTCAGGCCGAGCCGGCCGTCCCATGTCGGTGTGCTGCACGAGCGGGTCAGCTGGGAGGGAGACGAGCTGGCCGCCCAGCTGGGCCGGGATGGCAGCCCTGGCACCACTGACAGGGCCAGGCATCGCAGAGCCGCTCGAGTGGAGCTTGGGCCATCCCCTGCCAGCAtcccaggcagggcaggagccatCCCTGGCACTGCCCGCACACAGCGGCCAGCTGGCAGTGGCCAGCCTGGAGGGTCCCCAGTTTCCCCTGCCGCCCCCACCCAGCTGTCTGTCTTCGAGTGGGCGCTGgggtccccacagccccacagccctgTGTCAGGCACCGGGGAGGTTTGCCACCCTGCCCACAGGCAGtttgaggaagaagaagaggagctGCAGGCCATCTGGGATGGGGCCGGTGAGCAGCAGACACCCAGCCTGCCGGCAGGCAGCCATGCCCACCGCCAGCCGGGGAGTGGGGCAGGCAGCCTGCCGAGCCGCGATGCCACTGCTGGCGGGCCCCTCATCCTCTCGTCAGCCAACAATGTGCTTGTGGCCAAGTTCACCCTTCCCACTGCCGCCCGGCTCCTCCACAGTCCATTGGGAGAGAAGAGCCCCAGTGTGGGGTACAGCGGTGGTGGCAGCCCCAGCGGGCATGGGGTGTCCCCCCGTGTGGAGGAGCTGGTGTCCGCAGCCTCCTTGGACAGCTCCGGTGCCTCGGATCGGTGGAGGcatggggaagaagagagggaggaCAGCAAG GCCCCTCCCGGTAAAACGGAGTTTCAGATGATGGAGGGGACGCTGGAAAGGAAGCACGTGTTGCAGACAGGAGGGAGGAAG GCCAGCTGCCGGGCCTGGGGCCTCTTCCATGCTGTGCTGATGAGGCAGACGCTGTGCTTCTACCAGGACCGCCGGGACAGCCTCAAG agctctgtggtCGCCCTTCCCCTGAACCTCTCCGGGGCGGTCTGCACCCCAGATGCTGAGTACACCAAGAAGACCAACTGCTTCAGGCTACA gctgcggGATGGCTCTGAGTACCTCCTGAGGGCCCCCTCCCAGTCCCTCATGAACGAATGGGTCTCCAAGCTACAGCAAAACTCAG GTTTCCCTGAAGTGGATTACTTCCAGGTGGCAGCACACCGTGTTGAGGGTACCAGTGGTGCTGGGGG ttTCAGCAAggtccccagccctgggagctCGTACCTCCAGGGACATCATCAGGTCACGACCACCAAGAGCCAGGAGATCGTGGTGCTGCCCCGCTCAAacacccagctgcagcagcctctgggCAGCCAGGATGGCCCAGCCGATGGGTCTGTGGCAGTAGCAG AGGATGTTCGTGGGGCCAGGCACAGGGAGCAGCAGTGGTCACCCAGGGGATCCCCTGGCCTGTGGGACAACAGCTGCCCAGATGACGACTATGGGCTCGTGGCCAACAAGAGGAGGTCCTACTCCTTCACCTCAG CCACTTACCAGAAGATCACCCCGGTGGCCATGCCCAAGGAGCTGGTGGAGGCTGGGAGCAGCTACTCCGTCACACTGTACATCGGGGAGCAAGCACCGGCCGTGCCCCGGGCACGCTGCCACTCCTTCGTGGCCCAGCCAGGGAGCCCGCGGGACATGCTGGGGGAGAAGACCCCTAGCCCCCCTCGGCCCAAGAACAAATCTGTCTTCAAGAAGTTCTTTGGGAAGAAGGAGTGA